In the genome of Neodiprion pinetum isolate iyNeoPine1 chromosome 2, iyNeoPine1.2, whole genome shotgun sequence, one region contains:
- the LOC124213112 gene encoding protein lin-7 homolog C-like, translated as MATIGEPLTLARDVKRSIELLDKLQKSGEVPATKLAALQKVLQSDFLNAVREVYEHVYETVDIQGSQDVRASATAKATVAAFAASEGHAHPRVVELPKTEEGLGFNVMGGKEQNWPIYISRIIPGGVADRHGGLKRGDQLLSVNGVCVEGENHDKPVELLKQAQNSVKLVVRYTPRLLEEMESRYDKLGAARRRQRVQ; from the exons ATGGCAACGATTGGAGAACCTCTCACATTAGCCAGAG ATGTTAAAAGATCGATCGAACTTCTCGACAAACTACAAAAGA GTGGCGAAGTACCGGCTACAAAGTTAGCAGCACTGCAGAAGGTACTTCAAAGCGACTTTCTCAATGCAGTAAGAGAAGTCTATGAACATGTGTATGAGACCGTTGATATTCAG GGTTCTCAAGATGTGCGTGCTTCCGCCACAGCTAAGGCAACTGTGGCTGCGTTTGCAGCTAGTGAAGGACATGCCCATCCGCGAGTTGTCGAATTGCCAAAAACAGAGGAGGGTCTTGGATTCAACGTAATGGGAGGAAAAGAGCAAAACTGgcctatatacatatctagAATTATTCCAGGGGGTGTGGCTGACAGACACGGTGGTTTGAAACGTGGTGACCAGCTACTCTCTGTTAATGGCGTG TGTGTTGAAGGCGAGAATCATGATAAACCTGTGGAATTACTGAAACAAGCCCAAAACTCAGTGAAGTTAGTTGTTCGGTATACTCCTCGTCTTCTGGAAGAAATGGAATCGCGGTATGACAAACTAGGGGCTGCACGTAGGCGCCAACGTGTGCAATAG